The Montipora capricornis isolate CH-2021 chromosome 1, ASM3666992v2, whole genome shotgun sequence genome contains a region encoding:
- the LOC138013850 gene encoding uncharacterized protein, with protein MSKCGAQRVFSVSGTRTLKTLGTWHYYWSPSRFSFVRVSAMFCHSCGGWRSQNHKFCPKCGVSLSSSSTSQVSSFKKFLSEKSKERQTSFKSKAKSKKMDEFVTITIGIGSASSGVFKPVRGKSLPLKVNKRASPQTVLDEALRKRRSYDRTFRNDKSYKLCFPDGSEVTTLPGTKEAFTLEKYKEDLGKSYARISLFLCPLKEASDSESEQTCWPWLDLEFESDEWLDDVDIADRFAVEISEHSSATTSTTTVCAAASRSLTSTNSNGAVACSFSGSTPVNASQSTAAITTAASTPDVTLNANQDAGQAATSDTNEVFTSVDVSECASSSECPLSGGAIQLNDENVQSQPPLDFDHGTAPIAVKDVLVHRFQVLKDLIEEFKALDIPTHHYHLNLVIVNERGEIEDGRGLGVVREVITLFWHQFFRSLSIGATEKVPSVRHDYQLEEWEAVGKVLVYGYCEIMYFPVTLSGVFMGSCLFEESTISDSFLLEAFLSYIGKDEAETLRKCTEGELDANDDEVLEVLSSYKCYKNPTKENVKLIITQLAHQELVQKPKYISNCWKPIISSLKSFPQFKTLDCMKEVYETKKPTTRKVVKLLSASPQNEAERTSFDHLKRYIKSLGEVALKAFLQFTTGSDVIAVTEITVAFNSLDGAHRSPIARTCGPVLEVPTTYQSYNELSEEFENLISNKEAWGFTMV; from the exons ATGTcaaagtgtggagctcagcgagtcttcagtgtctctggcA CCCGGACGCTGAAAACGCTTGGAACCTGGCACTACTACTGGTCACCTTCCCGCTTCTCGTTTGTACGAGTGTCCGCCATGTTTTGCCACAGTTGCGGTGGGTGGAGAAGTCAAAATCATAAGTTTTGCCCGAAGTGCGGGGTTAGTTTATCGTCATCTTCGACTAGTCAAGTCtctagttttaaaaaatttctaAGCGAAAAGTCGAAAGAAAGGCAAACCTCGTTCAAGTCCAAGGCCAAGTCCAAGAAGATGGACGAATTTGTAACTATTACAATCGGGATTGGTTCTGCATCGAGCGGCGTTTTCAAGCCTGTGAGGGGCAAGTCCCTTCCCTTAAAAGTCAATAAACGTGCCTCACCCCAGACAGTACTGGATGAAGCCTTGAGGAAACGACGTTCTTATGATCGAACTTTCAGAAATGACAAGAGTTATAAACTGTGTTTTCCTGATGGAAGCGAAGTTACCACTCTTCCCGGAACAAAAGAGGCATTTACACTGGAAAAATATAAAGAAGACCTAGGGAAGAGTTATGCACGGATTTCTTTGTTCTTATGCCCACTAAAAGAAGCTTCGGATTCTGAATCCGAACAGACTTGCTGGCCGTGGTTGGACCTGGAATTTGAAAGCGATGAATGGTTAGATGACGTAGACATCGCTGACAGATTCGCAGTTGAAATTTCTGAGCATTCGTCTGCCACAACGTCTACCACCACAGTTTGTGCCGCAGCCAGTCGATCTTTGACTTCTACCAATTCTAATGGAGCAGTCGCGTGCAGTTTTTCTG GTTCTACCCCTGTGAATGCAAGTCAAAGTACTGCAGCAATTACCACAGCTGCTAGTACTCCTGATGTTACATTAAATGCCAACCAAGATGCTGGTCAAGCTGCAACATCAGATACCAATGAAGTTTTTACCTCTGTTGATGTCAGTGAATGTGCCTCATCTAGTGAGTGCCCTTTATCTGGTGGTGCCATTCAGCTTAATGATGAAAATGTGCAGAGTCAGCCCCCTTTGGACTTTGATCATG gTACTGCACCGATAGCAGTAAAGGATGTGCTTGTACATAGATTCCAAGTTCTCAAAGACTTGATAGAGGAATTCAAAGCCTTGGACATCCCTACACATCATTATCATCTAAATCTAGTTATAGTTAATGAGCGTGGGGAGATTGAAGATGGCAGAGGTCTTGGTGTTGTGCGAGAAGTAATCacattgttttggcaccaattCTTTAGGTCTCTGTCAATTGGTGCAACAGAAAAAGTTCCCTCAGTAAGACATGACTACCAACTTGAAGAATGGGAGGCAGTAGGGAAAGTATTGGTGTATGGATATTGTGAAATTATGTATTTTCCTGTTACTCTTTCGGGTGTTTTCATGGGGAGCTGTTTGTTTGAGGAAAGCACtatttctgacagctttcttCTTGAAGCATTTTTATCATACATAGGCAAAGATGAAGCAGAAACATTAAGAAAGTGCACTGAGGGTGAGTTAGACGCTAATGATGATGAGGTACTTGAAGTATTGAGTAGCTATAAATGCTACAAAAATCCGACAAAGGAGAATGTGAAACTTATTATCACCCAACTAGCTCATCAAGAACTAGTTCAGAAGCCTAAGTATATTTCAAATTGCTGGAAACCAATTATTTCTTCTCTTAAGAGTTTTCCACAGTTTAAAACACTAGATTGTATGAAGGAAGTGTATGAGACGAAGAAGCCTACAACAAGAAAGGTTGTAAAGTTATTGTCTGCAAGCCCTCAGAATGAAGCAGAACGAACCAGTTTTGATCACTTAAAGCGCTACATTAAGTCTCTTGGTGAGGTTGCTTTAaaagcatttcttcagtttacAACAGGTAGTGATGTAATTGCAGTAACAGAAATAACTGTTGCAtttaattcacttgatggggcACATCGCAGCCCCATAGCACGCACTTGTGGGCCTGTTTTAGAAGTGCCCACAACTTATCAGTCTTATAATGAACTGTCAGaggaatttgaaaatttaatttcaaataaagagGCATGGGGCTTCACAATGGTTTGA
- the LOC138013856 gene encoding serine/threonine-protein phosphatase 6 regulatory ankyrin repeat subunit B-like, producing the protein MVVTQSRNVLICLFVRVVVNLLQTLSLRTVTKRAFLRTDSHSGLNLLQAAVLQGDYGIVYKASTYLENFVEEMKSETISNKASIFCGKSAVDILSALDCRKPGHADIEKLWQRLVAIDETLSELHSCAMSGDVEKVIELVLNDGIDVNVAAKSNITPLLLASPMSSGVLIKTLIDLGADVNAQTSPGKEGPLLFAASGNNYMVARLLLEHGADRNVKDQWGRTPLQKAVTQKNVPLVELLLENKADVNIQDWMGLTPLHKAVMLNDVPLVKPLLENKAYANIQDEVGETPFYVAVTQKNVPLVKLLLKNKAGVNIQDWLGVTPLHKAVMLNDVPLVKLLLENKADANIQNMAGKAALHKAVKLNDVPLVELLLENKADANVQDEEGETPLYVAVTQKNVPLVELLLENKADVNIQNRAGKAALHKAVKLNDVPLVELLLENKADANVQDEEGETPLYVAVTQKNVPLVELLLENKANVNIQNRAGKAALHKAVTQKNVPLVELLLENKADVNIQGKVSRSALHRASINGQYEEVNMHLKNGANVDERDQFLLTPLHLACWYGHQSVVKLLLDHNADVNALDRFQSTPLQKAECCNHQSIIQLLLDHNAKPSLQQPLSLRTFTKRAFLRTDSHSGFNLLQAAVLQGDYDSVYKASTYLENFVEEMKSQTISYNASIFRGKSAVDILSALDCRKPGHADIEKLYQRLVEIDETLNELHSCAKSGDVEKVIELVLNDGIDVNVAAKSTITPLLWASGMSSGVLIKTLIDLGADVNAETAPGKQGPLLFAASSNNYVVTGLLLENGADVNIQDNEENSPLLLSVRQGFFSISQLLVNAGFHTKLRSKAGETLLYKAVTQKDVPLVTLLLENKALVNFANKSGETPLHKAVTQKDVPLVKLLLENKALVNFVDKSGETPLHKAVTQKDVPLVKLLLENKALVNFVDKSGETPLHKAVTQKDVPLVKLLLKNKALVNFVDQLGETPLHKAVTQKDVPLVKLLLENKALVNFVDQSGETPLHKAVTQKDVPLVKLLLKNKALVNFVDQLGETPLHKAVTQKDVPLVKLLLKNKALVNFVDQSGQTPLHKAVTQKDVPLVKLLLENKAIVNFPGGAEGNTPLHLCALYGFSDISQLLIKSGCNINLRNYSGETPREIQQRFPLGRVTKGKEVSWFEPMKTIVEPKTSQRRFPLRRGRVTKMEEVSRVEPVKTLHDVEPKPSLLRWDGDKSLEEVVRKVEERFPLKRPSRRVTKMEEVSRVEPVKTLHDVEPKPSLLRWDGDKSLEEVVRKVEEKWQRAEVLIKKQQELSLRKEESQARVTQQPEMTKERTGH; encoded by the exons atggtcgtcacgcagtcacgcaacgttctcatttgcttgtttgttcgcgTTGTTGTCAAtttactacaaacg CTCAGTCTCAGGACAGTTACAAAAAGGGCTTTCTTACGTACGGACAGCCATTCAGGGCTTAATCTACTACAGGCAGCTGTCTTACAAGGAGACTATGGCATTGTTTATAAAGCAAGTACCTATCTAGAAAACTTTGTGGAAGAGATGAAATCTGAAACAATAAGTAATAAGGCGTCCATTTTCTGCGGCAAATCAGCAGTTGATATTCTATCAGCCCTTGATTGCAGAAAACCAGGTCATGCTGATATTGAAAAACTGTGGCAAAGATTGGTTGCGATTGACGAAACACTAAGCGAGCTGCACTCATGCGCAATGAGCGGAGATGTAGAAAAGGTGATTGAGCTCGTTTTGAATGATGGTATTGATGTCAATGTCGCTGCAAAGAGCAATATCACACCATTGCTGTTGGCAAGTCCGATGTCCTCTGGTGTGTTAATCAAGACCCTGATTGATCTTGGGGCAGACGTAAATGCTCAAACATCCCCAGGTAAAGAGGGACCTTTACTTTTTGCAGCATCTGGCAATAATTACATGGTGGCTAGATTGCTTTTGGAGCATGGAGCTGATAGGAATGTTAAGGATCAGTGGGGGAGAACGCCTCTTCAAAAAGCAGTCACGCAGAAGAACGTACCTCTCGTCGAGcttttgcttgaaaacaaggcggatgtgaaTATTCAAGACTGGATGGGATTAACACCTCTACATAAAGCAGTAATGCTGAATGATGTACCTCTTGTGAAGccattgcttgaaaacaaggcgtaTGCGAATATTCAAGACGAGGTGGGAGAAACACCTTTTTATGTAGCAGTTACGCAGAAGaacgtacctctcgtcaagcttTTGCTTAAAAACAAAGCGGGTGTGAATATTCAAGACTGGTTGGGAGTAACACCTCTACATAAAGCAGTAATGCTGAATGATGTACCTCttgtcaagctattgcttgaaaacaaggcggatgcgAATATTCAAAACATGGCGGGAAAAGCAGCTCTACATAAAGCAGTCAAGCTGAATGATGTACCTCTCGTcgagctattgcttgaaaacaaggcggatgcgAATGTTCAAGACGAGGAGGGAGAAACACCTCTTTATGTAGCAGTTACGCAGAAGAACGTACCTCTCGTCGAGctgttgcttgaaaacaaggcggatgtgaaTATTCAAAACAGGGCAGGAAAAGCAGCTCTACATAAAGCAGTCAAGCTGAATGATGTACCTCTCGTcgagctattgcttgaaaacaaggcggatgcgAATGTTCAAGACGAGGAGGGAGAAACACCTCTTTATGTAGCAGTTACGCAGAAGAACGTACCTCTCGTCGAGctgttgcttgaaaacaaggcgaaTGTGAATATTCAAAACAGGGCGGGAAAAGCAGCTCTACATAAAGCAGTCACACAAAAGAACGTACCTCTCGTcgagctattgcttgaaaacaaggcggatgtgaaTATTCAAGGCAAG gtATCTCGAAGTGCTCTTCACAGGGCGTCAATCAATGGACAATATGAGGAGGTCAACATGCACCTGAAGAATGGTGCAAATGTTGATGAAAGAGATCAG TTTTTGTTAACACCGCTGCACCTTGCCTGTTGGTATGGACATCAATCTGTAGTCAAGCTCTTGCTAGATCATAATGCAGATGTCAATGCCTTAGACAGG TTTCAGAGCACTCCGCTGCAAAAAGCTGAATGCTGCAATCATCAGTCAATAATTCAGCTGCTCCTGGACCACAATGCAAAACCAAGTCTTCAGCAACCA CTCAGTCTCAGGACATTTACAAAAAGGGCTTTTTTGCGTACGGACAGCCATTCAGGGTTTAATCTACTACAGGCAGCTGTCTTACAGGGAGACTATGACAGTGTTTATAAAGCAAGTACCTATCTAGAGAACTTTGTGGAAGAGATGAAATCTCAAACAATAAGTTATAACGCGTCCATTTTCCGTGGCAAATCAGCAGTTGATATTCTATCAGCCCTTGATTGCAGAAAACCAGGTCATGCTGATATTGAAAAACTGTACCAAAGATTGGTTGAGATTGATGAAACACTAAATGAGCTGCACTCGTGCGCCAAGAGCGGTGATGTAGAAAAGGTGATTGAGCTCGTTTTGAATGATGGTATTGATGTCAATGTCGCTGCAAAGAGCACCATCACACCATTGCTGTGGGCGAGCGGGATGTCCTCTGGTGTGTTAATCAAGACCCTGATTGATCTTGGGGCAGACGTAAATGCTGAAACAGCCCCAGGTAAACAGGGACCTTTGCTTTTTGCAGCTTCTAGCAATAATTATGTGGTGACTGGACTGCTTTTGGAGAATGGAGCTGATGTGAATATTCAGGACAATGAGGAAAATTCACCGCTGTTGTTGTCTGTTCGTCAAGGCTTCTTCAGCATTTCACAGTTGCTTGTTAATGCTGGATTTCACACCAAACTGAGAAGCAAGGCAGGAGAAACACTTCTTTataaagcagtcacccaaaaggacgtacctctcgtcacgctattgcttgaaaacaaggcgcttGTGAATTTTGCAAACAAGTCGGGAGaaacccctcttcataaagcagtcacccaaaaggacgtacctctcgtcaagctattgcttgaaaacaaggcgcttGTGAATTTTGTAGACAAGTCAGGAGaaacccctcttcataaagcagtcacccaaaaggacgtacctctcgtcaagctattgcttgaaaacaaggcgcttGTGAATTTTGTAGACAAGTCAGGAGaaacccctcttcataaagcagtcacccaaaaggacgtacctctcgtcaagctattgcttaaAAACAAGGCGCTTGTGAATTTTGTAGACCAGTTGGGAGaaacccctcttcataaagcagtcacccaaaaggacgtacctctcgtcaagctattgcttgaaaacaaggcgcttGTGAATTTTGTAGACCAGTCGGGAGaaacccctcttcataaagcagtcacccaaaaggacgtacctctcgtcaagctattgcttaaAAACAAGGCGCTTGTGAATTTTGTAGACCAGTTGGGAGaaacccctcttcataaagcagtcacccaaaaggacgtacctctcgtcaagctattgcttaaAAACAAGGCGCTTGTGAATTTTGTAGACCAGTCGGGACAAACCCcgcttcataaagcagtcacccaaaaggacgtaccgctcgtcaagctattgcttgaaaacaaggcgatTGTGAATTTTCCAGGCGGGGCCGAGGGAAATACTCCTCTTCATCTATGCGCTCTCTATGGATTTTCTGACATTTCACAGTTGTTGATTAAATCCGGATGCAATATAAACCTGAGGAACTACAGTGGAGAGACCCCTCGTGAGATTCAGCAGAGATTTCCCCTCGGACGGGTCACTAAAGGAAAAGAAGTATCATGGTTTGAGCCGATGAAGACAATAGTCGAGCCCAAAACAAGTCAGCGGAGATTTCCCCTCAGACGGGGGCGGGTCACTAAAATGGAAGAAGTATCACGGGTTGAGCCGGTAAAAACATTACATGATGTCGAGCCCAAACCTTCTCTACTACGTTGGGACGGCGACAAAAGCTTAGAAGAGGTTGTGCGAAAGGTTGAAGAGAGATTTCCCCTCAAACGGCCAAGCCGGCGGGTCACTAAAATGGAAGAAGTATCACGGGTTGAGCCGGTAAAAACATTACATGATGTCGAGCCCAAACCTTCTCTACTACGTTGGGACGGCGACAAAAGCTTAGAAGAGGTTGTGCGAAAGGTTGAAGAGAAATGGCAGCGCGCAGAGGTCTTAATAAAGAAGCAACAAGAGTTATCTTTACGCAAGGAAGAGTCACAAGCTCGAGTTACACAACAACCGGAAATGACTAAGGAACGGACGGGTCACTAA